A single Inediibacterium massiliense DNA region contains:
- the ychF gene encoding redox-regulated ATPase YchF, with product MKLGIVGLPNVGKSTLFNAITKAGAESANYPFCTIEPNVGVVSVPDHRLDVLQKMYDSQKIVPTAIEFYDIAGLVRGASKGEGLGNKFLSHIREVAAIVHVVRCFEDENIVHVEGSVGPLRDIETINLELIFSDIEVIDRRIQKTRKLLKGDKSLQKELELLERIKETLEEGKSARTLDLTDDEREVVKGYSLLSYKPIIYVANVSEEDLLEGAENDMVKEVRGHAQEENAEVVVVCAKIEAEISELDDEEKQQFLEELGLEESGLDKLIKAGYRLLGLMSFLTAGPQEVRAWTIKIGTKAPQAAGKIHTDIERGFIRAETISFDDLVQAGNMTTAKEKGVVRLEGKEYVVQDGDVILFRFNV from the coding sequence ATGAAATTAGGTATCGTAGGTCTACCCAACGTAGGAAAAAGTACATTATTCAACGCTATTACAAAAGCTGGTGCTGAATCTGCAAATTATCCATTTTGTACGATAGAACCAAATGTAGGTGTAGTTTCTGTTCCAGATCACAGATTAGATGTATTACAAAAAATGTATGATTCTCAAAAAATTGTTCCAACTGCTATAGAATTTTATGATATTGCAGGCCTTGTAAGAGGAGCAAGTAAAGGCGAAGGTTTAGGAAATAAATTTCTATCTCATATTCGTGAAGTTGCAGCAATTGTTCATGTAGTAAGATGTTTTGAAGATGAAAATATTGTACACGTAGAAGGATCTGTAGGTCCCCTACGAGACATTGAAACTATCAATCTTGAACTTATTTTTTCAGATATTGAGGTAATTGATCGTCGTATTCAAAAGACTAGAAAATTACTTAAAGGAGATAAATCTCTTCAAAAAGAATTAGAACTTCTAGAACGTATTAAAGAAACACTAGAAGAAGGAAAATCTGCTAGAACTCTAGATTTAACAGATGATGAAAGAGAAGTAGTAAAAGGATATAGCCTTCTTTCTTATAAACCTATTATCTATGTTGCTAACGTTTCTGAAGAAGACCTTTTAGAAGGTGCAGAAAATGATATGGTAAAAGAAGTAAGAGGTCATGCTCAAGAAGAAAATGCAGAAGTAGTAGTAGTTTGTGCAAAAATAGAAGCTGAAATATCAGAGCTTGATGATGAAGAAAAACAACAATTCTTAGAAGAATTAGGACTTGAAGAATCTGGACTTGATAAATTAATCAAAGCTGGATATAGATTATTAGGTCTTATGAGCTTTTTAACTGCTGGTCCTCAAGAAGTACGTGCATGGACTATTAAAATAGGTACCAAGGCACCACAAGCTGCTGGAAAAATCCATACAGATATTGAAAGAGGATTCATTCGAGCTGAAACTATTTCCTTTGATGATTTAGTACAAGCAGGAAATATGACTACTGCAAAAGAAAAAGGCGTTGTAAGACTTGAGGGAAAAGAATATGTTGTACAAGATGGAGATGTAATATTATTTAGATTTAATGTGTAA
- a CDS encoding UDP-N-acetylmuramoyl-L-alanyl-D-glutamate--2,6-diaminopimelate ligase translates to MKIDQLLEGLNVTKIIGKKDVEVKGIAYDSRQVQKGYAFVAIMGFKADGHEYIDQAVKNGAKVVIVQKNINPIEGVTIIQVENSRKTLAYISSQFYDNPTKEMRIIGVTGTNGKTTITHLIKSILEKNHVATGLIGTIAHEILDKKYKANNTTPESLDLHKLFKEMVDNKVNTCVMEVSSHSLDLDRVAGIPYEIGIFTNLTPDHMDFHETIENYKRAKTKLFYQTTKANVINVDDPYGHEIVQEVKKLDTKIVTYGVYNQADIYAKDIETSSKGTTFTLMTPKFNGKISIKTPGMFSVYNALAAMGVCYVLGYSFEEIKLGIESVKVPGRFETVPDTKDHTIIVDYSHTPDALENALDTIKEFVEGKIITVFGCGGDRDRTKRPMMGEIAGKISDYCVITSDNPRSEDPDAIMKDIEVGIKKTSCKYKMIVDRKEAIKEAIKMSKPEDVILIAGKGHETYQILKDKIIDFDDKAVASEILREEM, encoded by the coding sequence ATGAAAATAGATCAATTACTGGAAGGATTAAATGTTACTAAAATTATAGGGAAAAAAGATGTAGAAGTAAAAGGAATTGCTTATGATTCAAGACAAGTACAAAAAGGATATGCTTTTGTAGCCATTATGGGGTTTAAGGCAGATGGACATGAGTATATTGATCAAGCAGTAAAAAACGGAGCCAAAGTAGTGATTGTTCAAAAAAATATAAATCCTATAGAAGGGGTTACCATCATTCAAGTAGAAAATAGCAGAAAGACATTAGCTTATATTTCATCTCAGTTTTATGATAATCCTACCAAAGAGATGCGTATTATTGGGGTGACAGGAACCAATGGAAAAACTACAATTACTCATTTGATAAAAAGCATATTAGAAAAAAATCATGTAGCTACTGGACTGATTGGAACTATAGCTCATGAGATTTTAGATAAAAAATATAAGGCAAATAATACAACTCCTGAATCTTTAGATCTACATAAGCTTTTTAAAGAAATGGTAGACAACAAAGTAAATACTTGTGTGATGGAAGTATCTTCTCACTCTTTAGATTTAGATAGGGTAGCAGGCATACCTTATGAAATAGGAATATTTACAAATTTAACACCAGATCATATGGATTTTCATGAGACGATAGAAAATTATAAAAGAGCCAAGACAAAGCTTTTTTATCAAACTACAAAGGCAAATGTCATCAATGTAGATGATCCATATGGCCATGAAATTGTACAAGAAGTAAAAAAATTAGATACAAAGATTGTTACTTATGGAGTTTATAATCAAGCAGATATTTATGCAAAAGACATAGAGACTTCTTCAAAGGGAACAACCTTTACTTTGATGACACCTAAATTTAATGGAAAAATTTCTATAAAGACTCCAGGAATGTTTTCTGTATATAATGCTTTGGCGGCTATGGGTGTATGTTATGTGTTAGGATATAGCTTTGAAGAAATAAAGTTAGGGATAGAATCAGTAAAAGTACCAGGAAGATTTGAAACAGTTCCTGATACAAAAGATCATACAATTATTGTAGACTATTCTCACACTCCTGATGCATTAGAAAATGCATTAGATACTATAAAAGAGTTTGTAGAGGGAAAAATTATTACTGTTTTTGGATGTGGAGGAGACAGGGATAGAACAAAGAGACCTATGATGGGAGAAATTGCTGGGAAAATTTCTGACTATTGTGTAATTACAAGTGATAATCCTAGATCAGAAGATCCAGATGCAATTATGAAAGATATAGAAGTAGGAATAAAAAAGACTTCATGTAAATATAAAATGATAGTAGATAGAAAAGAAGCAATCAAAGAAGCTATTAAAATGAGTAAGCCTGAAGATGTAATTTTAATAGCAGGAAAGGGTCATGAAACTTATCAAATTCTTAAAGATAAAATTATTGATTTTGATGATAAAGCAGTAGCTTCTGAAATACTTAGGGAGGAAATGTAA
- a CDS encoding septum formation initiator family protein, with protein sequence MIIAQRKYKHMNEKYLQPEPKNERKKNTEKKIKASHKLQIIFGLLIVGSLCIGILLGYAKLTELKYKINGMNKDIHQMEAQIENLKVEVEEIKRSDWIEKKATEELGMQYPEKSQMEFIHVNSNSIQNALNTQEKAQKYEERDQTGLVAVIKKTASKIIGLLD encoded by the coding sequence TTGATAATAGCACAGCGGAAATATAAGCATATGAATGAGAAATATTTACAACCTGAACCTAAAAATGAGAGAAAGAAAAATACAGAGAAAAAAATCAAAGCAAGTCACAAGCTACAAATTATTTTTGGACTTTTAATAGTAGGAAGTTTATGTATAGGAATTTTATTAGGATATGCGAAACTAACAGAATTAAAATATAAAATTAATGGAATGAATAAAGATATTCATCAAATGGAGGCACAAATAGAAAATTTAAAAGTAGAAGTGGAAGAAATCAAAAGAAGTGATTGGATTGAAAAAAAAGCAACAGAAGAACTAGGAATGCAGTATCCTGAAAAATCACAAATGGAATTTATTCATGTAAATAGCAATAGCATACAAAATGCTTTAAATACACAAGAAAAAGCACAAAAATATGAAGAAAGAGATCAGACTGGTCTAGTAGCAGTCATCAAAAAAACTGCAAGCAAAATAATAGGGTTATTAGATTAG
- a CDS encoding aspartyl-phosphate phosphatase Spo0E family protein, whose protein sequence is MVKKEIEILRQRLNDLIQVESNYEQIYRVSVQLDELITTFYKNQNKEVVV, encoded by the coding sequence ATGGTGAAGAAAGAAATAGAAATTTTAAGACAGAGATTAAATGACCTTATACAAGTAGAGTCAAATTACGAGCAAATTTATAGAGTTAGCGTTCAATTAGATGAATTAATTACTACATTTTATAAAAATCAAAATAAAGAAGTAGTTGTATAA
- a CDS encoding stage V sporulation protein D, with translation MATPTIANKKRLVLLLFVVSTVLFLLIFRVGWIQIVNGEKYRQLAHIQQTRDIPIPAKRGTIYDRKGKELAISASTNTVWARPVEVIESKELDATVKKLAKILEMDEKELKEKLSQRNVGLIKLKMWIDKDKADQVRKAKLKGIWIAEDNRRHYPFGDFASHILGHTTYDNQGLIGIELQYDKYLSGLPGRWIKNTDAAGRQLHYGTDKYYEAENGLNVVLTIDEVIQHFVEKAIEDAAMKTQAKRVFGIVMEPKTGDILAMAVKPDYNPNDPRTPLDENQKREYENTDQKGKSKIWNDMWRNPIISDTYEPGSTFKLITSAAGLEEGVVTPNSPFYCKGYIMVAGQRLRCWRYYNPHGAETFTQAVQNSCNPVFIEVAQRLGVDKYYDYIEAFGFKKPTGIDLPGESGGILQNKKYVGPVELATMSYGHGISVTPLQLINAISAIGNDGKLMQPRIVKELVDDSGNVMHRYEPKMIRQVVSEKTAADLRLIMESVVSSGSGKNAYIPGYRIGGKTGTADKIENRKYAKGKVYSSFIALAPVDDPKIAVLVVIDEPQGVHFGSQTAAPAAHDILQDTLRYLDVEPKFNDVEAKEYKKNQVVVPEVRNKTLTAAAKVLGEHKLQYETEPYEVDNPDTIIVDQFPKPGASIPEQSVIILYLKKQ, from the coding sequence TTGGCAACACCTACTATTGCTAATAAAAAAAGATTAGTTCTTTTATTATTTGTAGTAAGCACTGTATTGTTTTTATTGATTTTTAGAGTTGGATGGATTCAAATTGTAAATGGAGAAAAATATAGACAGCTTGCACATATTCAGCAGACAAGGGATATTCCTATTCCGGCTAAAAGAGGAACTATTTATGATCGTAAAGGAAAGGAATTAGCTATTAGCGCAAGTACCAATACAGTGTGGGCAAGACCAGTAGAAGTGATTGAATCTAAAGAATTGGATGCAACAGTAAAGAAACTAGCTAAAATTCTTGAAATGGATGAGAAAGAATTAAAAGAAAAGTTATCTCAAAGAAATGTTGGACTTATAAAACTTAAAATGTGGATTGACAAAGATAAAGCAGATCAAGTTAGAAAGGCAAAATTAAAGGGCATATGGATTGCAGAAGATAATAGAAGACATTATCCCTTTGGAGATTTCGCGTCTCATATTTTAGGTCATACCACTTATGATAACCAGGGACTTATAGGTATAGAGCTTCAATATGATAAATATTTAAGTGGTTTACCAGGAAGATGGATTAAAAATACAGATGCAGCAGGAAGACAGCTACATTATGGAACAGATAAGTATTATGAAGCAGAAAATGGATTAAATGTTGTATTAACTATAGATGAAGTAATACAACATTTTGTAGAAAAAGCAATTGAAGATGCTGCTATGAAGACTCAAGCTAAAAGAGTATTTGGAATTGTTATGGAACCTAAAACAGGAGATATTTTGGCTATGGCCGTAAAGCCAGATTATAATCCAAATGATCCGAGAACCCCTTTAGATGAAAATCAAAAAAGAGAATATGAAAATACAGATCAAAAAGGGAAAAGTAAAATATGGAATGATATGTGGAGAAATCCAATTATTAGTGATACTTATGAACCAGGGTCTACCTTCAAGCTGATTACATCCGCAGCTGGGTTAGAAGAAGGAGTAGTGACTCCAAATTCTCCTTTTTATTGCAAGGGATATATTATGGTAGCAGGGCAAAGATTAAGATGTTGGAGATATTATAATCCTCATGGAGCAGAAACTTTTACACAAGCGGTTCAAAATTCATGTAACCCAGTTTTTATAGAAGTAGCTCAACGATTAGGAGTAGATAAATACTATGATTATATAGAAGCTTTTGGATTTAAAAAGCCTACAGGAATTGATTTGCCAGGAGAAAGTGGTGGGATTTTACAAAATAAAAAATATGTAGGGCCTGTGGAGTTAGCTACCATGTCTTATGGGCACGGAATTTCTGTGACACCACTACAACTAATCAATGCTATATCTGCTATTGGAAATGATGGAAAACTCATGCAACCTAGAATTGTAAAAGAATTAGTAGATGATTCTGGAAATGTTATGCATCGATATGAACCTAAAATGATTAGACAGGTAGTTTCTGAAAAAACAGCAGCAGATTTAAGATTAATTATGGAATCTGTAGTATCTAGTGGATCAGGAAAAAATGCATATATTCCTGGGTATAGAATTGGTGGAAAGACTGGAACAGCAGATAAAATAGAAAATAGAAAGTATGCTAAAGGAAAAGTATATTCTTCATTTATAGCACTTGCACCTGTTGATGATCCTAAAATTGCTGTTTTAGTAGTAATTGATGAACCACAAGGAGTGCATTTTGGAAGTCAAACAGCAGCGCCTGCGGCTCATGATATTTTACAAGACACTCTAAGATATTTAGATGTAGAACCAAAATTTAATGATGTAGAGGCTAAGGAATACAAGAAAAATCAAGTAGTAGTTCCAGAAGTGAGAAATAAGACATTAACTGCTGCTGCGAAAGTATTAGGAGAACATAAGTTGCAATATGAAACAGAGCCTTATGAAGTAGACAATCCAGATACAATTATTGTAGATCAATTTCCAAAACCAGGAGCAAGTATTCCAGAACAATCTGTAATTATTTTATATCTAAAAAAACAGTAA
- a CDS encoding integrase — protein sequence MNEHPKVVQELLGHSSITTTLDIYSHVSLDMKEEAAEKLNTIFK from the coding sequence ATGAATGAACATCCGAAAGTAGTTCAAGAGTTATTAGGACATAGTAGTATCACAACAACCTTAGATATTTATTCTCATGTTTCATTAGATATGAAAGAAGAAGCTGCTGAAAAACTTAATACGATTTTCAAATAG
- the mraZ gene encoding division/cell wall cluster transcriptional repressor MraZ, protein MFIGEYFHTIDTKGRVIIPSKFRDELGEKFIMTKGLDHCLFVYALKEWREIEEKLKSLPFTNKEARAFVRFFFSGATECELDKQGRITIAPNLRSHAKVEKEVIIIGVSTRVEIWSKEEWETYNDMADLSYDDIAEKMVELGI, encoded by the coding sequence TTGTTTATTGGAGAATATTTTCATACAATTGATACTAAGGGAAGAGTGATTATTCCTTCAAAATTCAGAGATGAATTAGGGGAAAAATTCATTATGACAAAAGGTTTAGATCATTGCTTATTTGTATATGCTCTTAAGGAATGGAGAGAAATTGAGGAAAAATTAAAAAGTTTGCCATTCACTAATAAAGAGGCGAGAGCTTTTGTAAGATTTTTTTTCTCCGGAGCTACTGAATGCGAATTAGATAAGCAAGGGAGAATTACCATTGCACCGAATCTAAGATCTCATGCAAAGGTGGAAAAAGAAGTAATTATTATTGGAGTATCTACAAGAGTAGAAATCTGGAGTAAAGAAGAATGGGAAACTTATAATGATATGGCAGATCTAAGCTATGATGATATAGCAGAAAAAATGGTTGAACTAGGAATTTAA
- the yfmF gene encoding EF-P 5-aminopentanol modification-associated protein YfmF, with amino-acid sequence MLKKLKPIQIGEHINLHMIQTDKFKTNLISVYFQRPLKKEEVTQNALLSMILPRGTKTYPTSKEIAKVLEYLYGSYIGCDVAKKGERNILQFFMKLPNGNYIEDPEIFQKGMNILNEFINDPYITNGLFKKDYVNQEKENLKEKIEGRKNDKMKYAYDRCVEEMCKDENYALYVYGSVEELEKLSEEELYRHYQEILHTSVVDICVVGDFNPDNMEKMIKENIKIDQKEVVLVEREKIEKDLYEVKLIKEPMDVNQGKLSLGYRTNIPFESELYQPLIVYSNILGGGANSKLFRNIREKESLCYYIYSRVDKFKSLMLISSGIEFENYEKTLSLVKEQVSSMNKGEFSQEDIESAKNSIITSIRSMTDSPYMLSDFYYTQAISHNEDTIEEMIEKIRSVTKEDIIKVGQNIKLDTIYFLTGKEEVK; translated from the coding sequence TTGTTAAAAAAATTAAAACCTATTCAAATAGGAGAGCATATAAATCTACATATGATTCAAACAGACAAATTTAAAACCAATTTGATTAGTGTATATTTTCAAAGACCTCTTAAAAAAGAAGAAGTTACCCAAAATGCACTACTCTCTATGATTCTACCAAGAGGAACCAAAACATATCCTACTTCTAAAGAGATCGCAAAAGTATTAGAGTATTTGTATGGCTCATATATAGGTTGTGATGTAGCTAAAAAAGGAGAAAGAAATATTTTACAATTTTTTATGAAGCTTCCTAATGGAAATTATATAGAGGACCCAGAAATTTTTCAAAAGGGAATGAATATTTTAAATGAATTTATCAATGATCCTTATATCACAAATGGTTTGTTTAAAAAAGATTATGTAAATCAAGAAAAAGAAAATTTAAAAGAAAAAATTGAAGGCAGAAAAAATGATAAAATGAAGTATGCATATGACCGTTGCGTAGAAGAAATGTGCAAAGATGAAAATTATGCTTTATATGTTTATGGAAGTGTAGAAGAATTAGAAAAATTATCTGAAGAAGAACTTTATAGACATTATCAAGAAATTCTTCATACATCTGTTGTGGACATTTGTGTAGTGGGAGATTTTAATCCAGACAATATGGAGAAAATGATCAAAGAAAATATTAAAATTGATCAAAAGGAAGTTGTTTTGGTAGAAAGAGAAAAAATAGAGAAAGACCTATATGAAGTAAAACTTATAAAAGAACCTATGGATGTAAACCAAGGAAAGCTTTCTTTAGGATATAGAACAAATATTCCTTTTGAAAGTGAGCTTTATCAGCCTTTAATTGTTTATTCTAATATTTTAGGAGGAGGAGCCAATTCCAAATTATTTAGAAATATACGTGAAAAAGAAAGCCTCTGCTATTATATTTATTCTAGAGTGGACAAGTTTAAGTCACTTATGCTTATAAGCTCTGGAATAGAATTTGAAAATTATGAGAAAACTTTATCTTTAGTAAAAGAACAAGTATCATCTATGAATAAAGGAGAGTTTTCACAAGAAGATATAGAAAGTGCAAAAAATTCTATTATTACTTCTATTCGCTCTATGACAGACAGTCCTTATATGCTTTCTGATTTTTATTATACCCAAGCTATTTCTCATAACGAAGATACGATAGAAGAGATGATAGAAAAAATTAGGAGTGTCACAAAAGAAGATATTATAAAAGTAGGACAAAATATAAAGCTAGATACTATATACTTCCTTACAGGGAAAGAGGAGGTTAAATAA
- the rsmH gene encoding 16S rRNA (cytosine(1402)-N(4))-methyltransferase RsmH — protein sequence MDFKHVSVLLEECIENLNIKPNGIYVDGTLGGGGHSQKICEKLGKDGLLIGIDQDQEALCAAQNRLSIYDNQKLFVHNNFSNIKKILEDNQIEKIDGILLDLGVSSYQLDEESRGFSYMHDAPLDMRMDRRGNFTARDVVNDYDEKEIARIIKEYGEDRWAKRIASFIVKERASKPIETTGELVEVIKKAIPAAARREGPHPAKRTFQAIRIEVNNELGILEDTVRDVSEKLNEGGRICIITFHSLEDRIIKNVFKDLSTACKCPKEYPICQCGGVAVLKRISKKPILPSDTEVEENPRSRSAKLRVAEKI from the coding sequence TTGGATTTTAAACACGTTTCTGTATTATTAGAAGAATGTATTGAAAATTTGAATATAAAGCCTAATGGCATTTATGTAGATGGAACATTAGGGGGAGGAGGTCATTCGCAAAAAATTTGTGAAAAATTAGGAAAAGATGGACTCCTTATTGGGATAGATCAAGATCAAGAAGCTTTATGTGCAGCTCAAAATAGATTAAGCATCTATGATAATCAAAAACTTTTTGTACATAATAATTTTTCTAATATTAAAAAGATATTAGAAGACAATCAAATAGAAAAAATAGATGGTATTTTATTAGATTTAGGGGTTTCCTCTTATCAACTTGATGAAGAAAGTAGAGGTTTTTCTTATATGCACGATGCTCCTTTGGATATGAGAATGGATCGAAGAGGAAATTTTACTGCAAGAGATGTTGTCAATGATTATGATGAAAAAGAGATAGCAAGAATTATCAAAGAATATGGTGAAGATAGATGGGCTAAAAGAATTGCAAGCTTTATTGTAAAAGAAAGAGCATCAAAGCCTATTGAAACTACAGGGGAATTAGTAGAAGTCATTAAAAAGGCAATTCCTGCTGCAGCAAGAAGAGAAGGGCCTCATCCTGCCAAAAGAACTTTCCAAGCCATAAGAATAGAAGTAAATAATGAATTGGGAATTTTAGAAGATACAGTACGAGATGTTTCAGAAAAATTAAATGAAGGAGGAAGAATTTGTATTATTACATTTCATTCTTTAGAAGATCGTATTATTAAGAATGTTTTTAAAGATTTGAGTACGGCTTGCAAATGTCCTAAAGAGTATCCTATATGTCAATGTGGAGGAGTAGCTGTTTTAAAAAGAATATCTAAAAAACCTATTTTACCATCTGATACAGAGGTGGAGGAAAATCCAAGATCTAGAAGTGCGAAATTAAGAGTAGCAGAGAAGATTTAA
- the yfmH gene encoding EF-P 5-aminopentanol modification-associated protein YfmH has protein sequence MSGNEINSKVLKEKMFVKELSNGLKIFFMPKEGYTKQYAIFATNYGSNDSKFIIPGESEVTQVPDGIAHFLEHKLFEEPEGSIFDKFSELGSNVNAYTNFNSTCYLFSSTDKFYENLELLVHFVQSPYFTDENVEKEKGIIGQEIKMYDDNPNWKVFFNSLKAMYHNHPVKIDIAGTIESISKITKEDLYKCYNTFYDPSNMILFVVGDLDCDKVFSIIEKNQKKKEKIKEKIERIYPDEPNTIVQNTIEEHLDVSIPLFNIAFKDIENSLDGKELLKKDIATKIILDMVFGRSSSFYTKLYEEGLINDTFENEYTGEMGYGHSMIGGESKNPKEVFKKVLDHIENLKMSGLNQEDFERIKRKHIGEHVSYYNSVEFIATTFVAYHFKGINIFDYITTLKEMEFDYIQKRFKEHFNQDRCVLSIISPKDFE, from the coding sequence ATGAGTGGAAATGAAATAAACAGTAAAGTATTAAAAGAAAAAATGTTTGTAAAAGAATTATCCAATGGACTTAAGATTTTCTTTATGCCCAAAGAAGGATATACGAAACAATATGCGATCTTTGCTACCAACTATGGATCAAATGATAGTAAGTTTATCATTCCAGGAGAAAGTGAAGTAACACAAGTTCCAGATGGCATTGCCCATTTTTTAGAGCATAAATTATTTGAAGAACCAGAGGGAAGTATATTTGATAAATTTTCTGAATTAGGTTCTAATGTAAATGCATATACAAATTTTAATTCTACTTGCTATCTTTTTTCTTCAACTGACAAATTTTATGAAAATCTTGAGCTTTTGGTTCATTTTGTGCAATCTCCTTATTTTACAGATGAAAATGTAGAAAAAGAAAAGGGGATTATTGGGCAAGAAATAAAAATGTATGATGATAACCCAAATTGGAAGGTGTTTTTTAATTCTCTAAAGGCAATGTATCACAATCATCCTGTAAAAATAGATATTGCAGGTACGATAGAAAGTATTTCTAAAATAACAAAGGAAGACTTATATAAGTGCTATAATACTTTTTATGATCCTTCGAATATGATTTTATTTGTGGTAGGCGATCTAGATTGTGATAAGGTATTTTCTATTATTGAAAAAAATCAAAAAAAGAAAGAGAAGATAAAAGAAAAGATCGAAAGAATTTATCCTGATGAGCCAAATACTATTGTACAAAATACCATAGAAGAACATTTAGATGTTTCTATTCCTCTTTTTAATATTGCATTTAAAGATATAGAAAATTCTTTAGATGGAAAAGAGTTGTTAAAAAAAGATATTGCTACAAAAATAATATTGGATATGGTATTTGGAAGAAGTTCCTCCTTCTATACAAAGCTTTATGAAGAAGGGCTTATCAATGATACATTTGAAAATGAATATACAGGAGAAATGGGCTATGGACATTCTATGATTGGAGGAGAATCTAAAAATCCAAAGGAAGTATTTAAAAAAGTTTTAGATCACATTGAAAATCTTAAAATGTCAGGTCTTAATCAAGAAGATTTTGAAAGAATCAAAAGAAAACATATTGGAGAGCATGTAAGTTATTACAATTCTGTAGAATTTATTGCTACTACTTTTGTCGCTTATCATTTTAAGGGGATTAATATTTTTGATTATATTACGACTCTTAAAGAAATGGAATTTGACTATATTCAAAAAAGATTTAAAGAACATTTTAATCAAGATCGTTGCGTATTATCTATTATTTCTCCAAAAGACTTTGAATAA
- the lgt gene encoding prolipoprotein diacylglyceryl transferase: MDPIAFQLFGLEIRWYGILISIGMVLGTLLVLKRAKKENIKEDHIFDLLLFAIPVAIIGARTYYVLFNFSDYAGNIYHMVNIREGGLAIHGGVIGGVLVGYFYCKKHKLSFRKMADLFAPSIILGQAIGRWGNFVNQEAYGRPTNLPWAITVDGVRVHPTFLYESTWNLCVFIFLLWYDKKKKFNGEIFLLYAMLYSVARFFIEGLRIDSLMLGSFRVAQLVSLGAVMICGILLYIGRKRQVIKKVE; the protein is encoded by the coding sequence TTGGATCCCATTGCCTTTCAATTATTTGGATTAGAAATAAGATGGTATGGAATTTTGATTTCTATAGGAATGGTATTAGGAACTCTTTTAGTATTAAAAAGAGCAAAAAAAGAAAATATTAAAGAGGATCATATCTTTGATCTTCTTCTTTTTGCTATTCCTGTAGCTATTATAGGAGCAAGAACGTACTATGTTCTTTTTAACTTTAGTGATTATGCAGGAAATATTTATCATATGGTCAATATTAGAGAAGGAGGATTGGCCATTCATGGAGGTGTTATAGGAGGAGTTTTAGTAGGATACTTTTATTGCAAGAAACATAAACTTTCCTTTAGAAAGATGGCAGATTTATTTGCACCAAGTATTATTTTAGGGCAAGCCATTGGAAGATGGGGGAATTTTGTGAATCAAGAAGCATATGGAAGGCCTACAAATCTTCCATGGGCTATTACAGTAGATGGTGTACGAGTACATCCTACTTTTTTATATGAATCTACATGGAATTTATGTGTATTTATATTTCTTCTTTGGTATGATAAAAAGAAAAAATTTAATGGAGAAATATTCCTACTTTATGCAATGTTATATTCTGTAGCAAGATTTTTTATTGAGGGTCTTCGCATAGATAGTTTAATGCTTGGTTCCTTTAGAGTTGCACAATTGGTAAGCCTTGGTGCTGTTATGATTTGTGGAATTTTACTGTATATAGGTCGAAAAAGACAAGTAATTAAAAAAGTCGAATAG